Proteins found in one Plectropomus leopardus isolate mb chromosome 9, YSFRI_Pleo_2.0, whole genome shotgun sequence genomic segment:
- the guf1 gene encoding translation factor Guf1, mitochondrial, translating to MSLSLVKRWCETPLIRRVLQFKVYRRKIQSYNMSYTQLRHRWMKRLPVFTSSFNMVSTQTDKDTVDLSKFPVDRIRNFCIVAHIDHGKSTLADRLLEMTGAIAKTEKNKQVLDKLQVERERGITVKAQTASLFYSHQGQQYLLNLIDTPGHVDFSYEVSRSISACQGVLLIVDANQGVQAQTVANFYLAFEAQLAIIPVINKIDLKNADPERVESQIEKVFDIPHEECIRISAKLGTNVEKVLQAIVDRIPPPVANINDPFRALVFDSNFDHYRGVVANIAVFGGRVRKGDRIVSAHLGKTYEVNELGLLRPDEHPTQKLFAGQVGYIIAGMKDVKEAQIGDTLYLQEQPVEALPGFKPAKAMVFAGMYPMDQSEYPGLRSAIERLTLNDSSVTLQRDSSLALGAGWRLGFLGLLHMEVFNQRLEQEYNASVIITAPTVPYKAILTSPKLIKEHGSEEITIVNPAQFPDRSVVSEYLEPVVLGTILAPDTYIGKIMTLCLNRRGIQKNMVYIDDQRVMMKYLFPLNEIVVDFYDLLKSLSSGYASFDYENAGYQAADLIKMNFLLNGQPVEELTTIVHRERAYSSGKAMCERLKDSIPRQMFEIAVQASIGSKIIARETIKAYRKNVLAKCYGGDITRKMKLLKKQAEGKKKMRRIGSVEVPKDAFINVLKRKDK from the exons ATGTCGTTGTCTCTAGTGAAACGATGGTGTGAAACACCTTTAATAAGAcgtgttttacagtttaaagtGTACAGAAGGAAAATACAAAGCTATAACATGAGCTACACGCAGCTGAGACACCGCTGGATGAAAAGGCTGCCCGTGTTCACCAGCAGCTTCAACATGGtcagcacacaaacagacaag gaCACTGTTGACCTGTCGAAGTTCCCTGTGGACAGAATCAGGAATTTCTGCATCGTCGCTCACATTGACCATGGAAAGAGCACTCTGGCTGACAGGCTGCTGGAGATGACAG GTGCCATAGCAAAGACTGAGAAGAACAAGCAGGTGTTGGACAAGCTTCAGgtagagcgagagagagggataACGGTGAAGGCTCAGACGGCCTCGTTGTTCTACAGCCACCAGGGACAGCAGTACCTCCTGAACCTCATCGACACGCCC GGTCACGTTGACTTCAGTTATGAAGTGTCTCGATCGATTTCTGCGTGTCAAGGTGTCCTGCTGATTGTTGATGCCAATCAG GGGGTTCAAGCGCAGACGGTGGCCAACTTCTACCTGGCTTTTGAAGCTCAGCTGGCAATCATTCCTGTCATCAACAAG attgatttaaaaaatgcagatcCAGAGAGAGTTGAGTCACAGATTGAAAAGGTGTTTGATATTCCGCATGAAGAATGCATCAGG ATTTCAGCTAAACTTGGAACAAATGTTGAAAAGGTTCTCCAAGCGATCGTGGACAGAATTCCACC GCCTGTGGCGAATATCAACGACCCATTCAGAGCCCTAGTGTTCGACTCCAATTTCGATCACTATAGAGGAGTGGTAGCCAACATTGCTGTGTTTGGAGGACGGGTCCGGAAAGGGGACCGGATCGTGTCGGCACATCTTGGCAAAACTTATGAAGTTAACGAGCTGGGGCTTCTCCGGCCAGACGAGCACCCAACCCAGAAACT GTTTGCAGGCCAGGTGGGCTACATCATAGCAGGGATGAAGGATGTGAAGGAGGCCCAGATCGGTGACACACTCTACCTCCAGGAGCAGCCGGTGGAAGCTCTTCCAGGGTTTAAACCCGCCAAAGCCATGGTCTTTGCTG GCATGTATCCGATGGACCAGTCAGAGTACCCGGGACTTCGCAGCGCCATTGAGAGGCTGACCCTGAATGACTCGAGTGtcacactgcagagagacagcagtCTGGCCCTGGGAGCAGGCTGGAG ACTCGGCTTCCTGGGTCTTCTCCATATGGAGGTGTTCAATCAGAGGCTGGAGCAGGAATACAATGCCTCTGTCATAATAACAGCACCCACCGTGCCCTACAAGGCCATCCTCACTTCACCCAAACTCATCAAG GAACACGGCAGTGAGGAGATAACCATCGTGAACCCTGCTCAGTTCCCAGACAGATCAGTGGTGTCAGAGTATCTGGAGCCGGTGGTACTGGGGACCATCCTCGCTCCAGACACTTACATCGGCAAGATCATGACTCTCTGCTTG AATCGCAGAGGCATCCAGAAGAACATGGTGTACATAGACGACCAGCGCGTCATGATGAAGTATCTCTTCCCTTTAAACGAGATTGTTGTGGATTTTTATGACCTCCTCAAATCGCTGTCCTCTGGATATGCCAG CTTTGACTATGAGAACGCAGGCTACCAGGCTGCTGATTTGATAAAGATGAATTTTCTGCTGAATGGGCAACCTGTGGAAGAACTCACCACTATTGTACACAG AGAGCGTGCGTACAGCTCAGGAAAGGCCATGTGTGAGCGACTCAAAGACTCCATCCCGAGGCAGATGTTTGAGATCGCTGTACAAGCTTCTATTGGAAGTAAAATCATTGCAAGGGAAAC AATTAAGGCgtacagaaaaaatgttctcGCTAAATGT TACGGAGGTGACATAACCCGGAAGATGAAGCTGCTGAAGAAACAGGCTgagggtaaaaagaaaatgaggcGGATCGGCAGCGTGGAAGTTCCTAAAGACGCCTTCATTAATGTACTGaagagaaaagataaataa